The proteins below come from a single Alosa sapidissima isolate fAloSap1 chromosome 23, fAloSap1.pri, whole genome shotgun sequence genomic window:
- the LOC121698278 gene encoding 28S ribosomal protein S36, mitochondrial-like, producing the protein MAAAGRLVVQAVRPHAPMIKFPNRRGIPSPNVEEVLQSTGISMASSSFMNSSAKSAPTQISYIQRPSGPPDSVATIRELPMKYRRRVLAVEEMDYIQRGGPE; encoded by the exons ATGGCAGCGGCCGGGAGGTTAGTGGTGCAG GCAGTGCGCCCTCACGCCCCAATGATAAAGTTCCCTAATCGTCGGGGTATACCGAGCCCAAATG TGGAAGAGGTACTGCAGAGTACAGGTATTAGCATGGCATCGAGTTCATTCATGAATTCATCGGCCAAATCAGCTCCTACCCAAATCAGCTACATTCAGCGTCCGTCTGGTCCACCTGACAGCGTCGCCACCATCCGAGAACTGCCAATGAAGTACCGCAGACGAGTGCTGGCCGTGGAGGAAATGGATTACATACAG CGTGGAGGGCCcgagtga
- the LOC121698275 gene encoding pyridoxal phosphate phosphatase, whose translation MAGKVGTRGCKKIRGAQIRDILDSKHNVLFDCDGVIWNGETVVAGAPEVVTLLKQQGKRVFFVTNNCTRPRENYVQKFSRLGFTDVVEEEIFSSAYCSAAYLRDVAKVQGKVFVIGCHGVQKELQDAGVPIVEDVSDGPDVSIYNFPLEPDVKAVLVGYDERFTFMKLAKACCYLKNSDCLFLATDPDPWHPLRGGRITPGSGSLTAALETASSRKATVIGKPSRFMFECIASQFDLDPARSLMIGDRLETDILFGANCGLDTMLTLTGVSTMEEAQQYRDSDASEKKDFVPDYVVETIGDFLQALED comes from the exons ATGGCTGGAAAGGTGGGTACTCGGGGATGTAAGAAAATTCGCGGAGCTCAAATCAGAGATATTCTCGATTCAAAGCACAACGTCCTGTTTGATTGCGATGGGGTGATTTGGAACGGTGAAACAGTCGTAGCCGGAGCGCCAGAGGTGGTGACTCTGCTTAAGCAACAGGGCAAACGCGTATTTTTTGTCACCAATAATTGCACCAGGCCGAGGGAGAACTACGTACAGAAGTTTTCCAGACTGGGCTTCACTGATGTCGTTGAGGAGGAGATATTTAGCTCTGCGTACTGCTCTGCAGCTTACTTGAGAGATGTAGCTAAGGTCCAAGGCAAGGTGTTTGTCATCGGTTGTCACGGAGTGCAGAAAGAGCTCCAAGACGCCGGGGTCCCCATCGTGGAGGATGTCAGTGACGGCCCTGATGTCAGCATCTACAACTTTCCCCTAGAGCCAGACGTAAAAGCAGTCCTCGTTGGATACGACGAACGGTTTACTTTCATGAAACTGGCTAAAGCCTGCTGCTACCTGAAGAATAGCGACTGCCTCTTTCTGGCCACCGACCCTGACCCTTGGCATCCACTCCGCGGGGGCAGAATCACACCAG GTTCAGGGAGCCTCACGGCAGCCCTGGAGACAGCCAGCAGCCGCAAGGCCACGGTCATTGGAAAGCCCAGCCGCTTCATGTTCGAGTGCATCGCCAGCCAATTTGACCTGGACCCGGCGCGGTCGCTCATGATTGGCGACCGGCTGGAGACTGATATTCTCTTTGGGGCCAACTGTGGACTGGACACTATGCTGACCCTCACCGGGGTCTCCACGATGGAGGAGGCCCAGCAGTATAGGGACAGCGATGCTTCAGAGAAGAAGGACTTTGTGCCGGATTACGTGGTGGAGACCATCGGCGACTTCCTCCAAGCTCTGGAGGACTGA
- the setd9 gene encoding SET domain-containing protein 9, with amino-acid sequence MIRAALKTIGVKWKSYRHRFVPWIAVNLKKNERTLRQVTARSEDKTVPDGEVSASLVNLFTALVKNDKTKQEVLSLLHTSVQSVYSQNTSKTQTEPVRVMLDMLGFCIERGPSSLTLAGTGVFVTEGSVPKGATVAMYPGTVYQVYEPILIQSVANPFVFRCIDGVLIDGNDKGISKIVYRSCSGRDRMGPLALSDVSWLTDSPENPLAVGQYVNNCSNEKAANVCYQEFDVPEDFPLELHQYLPNVNYSHDTKRPLRCVVLVSLRDIHCGEELFSNYYTIVH; translated from the exons ATGATTAGAGCTGCACTTAAAACGATAGGAGTCAAATGGAAATCTTACCGTCACCGATTTGTGCCGTGGATAGCCGTAAATCTTAAGAAGAATGAAAG AACTTTGCGCCAGGTGACTGCACGCTCAGAGGACAAGACCGTTCCAGACGGGGAGGTGTCCGCAAGCCTCGTGAATTTATTCACTGCGCTGGTGAAAAATGACAAGACCAAACAGGAGGTCCTCAGTCTGCTCCATACCTCAGTACAGTCAGTCTATTCACAAAACACGTCTAAAACCCAAACAGAACCAGTTCGGGTGATGCTAGATATGCTAGGATTCTGTATCGAACGGGGACCGAGCTCACTGACGCTAGCAGGTACAGGTGTGTTTGTGACCGAGGGATCAGTGCCCAAAGGAGCCACAGTAGCCATGTACCCAG GAACAGTTTATCAGGTATACGAGCCCATTCTGATACAGTCTGTCGCCAACCCTTTTGTATTCAGATGCATAGATGGAGTTTTGATTGATGGTAATGACAAGGGAATCTCCAAGATTGTCTACAG GTCTTGCAGTGGACGTGATCGAATGGGTCCACTAGCTCTGAGCGATGTCTCCTGGTTGACAGACAGCCCAGAGAACCCACTGGCAGTGGGGCAGTACGTCAATAACTGTTCCAACG AAAAGGCAGCCAATGTATGTTATCAAGAATTTGACGTGCCAGAAGACTTCCCTCTAGAACTGCATCAGTATCTGCCTAATGTGAACTACAGCCACGACACCAAAAG ACCCCTGAGGTGTGTGGTCCTCGTGTCCCTAAGAGACATCCACTGTGGAGAAGAGCTGTTTTCAAACTACTACACCATAGTGCATTAA